One window of the Chitinophaga niabensis genome contains the following:
- a CDS encoding glycosyl hydrolase: MKKILIWGAALCCFINGCTNSKQVTEVQGDLAMGFMNPPDEAKPRVFWWWLEGYQTKEGVLADLVAMKEAGIKGAIIFDAGSSSYNKMEKTESGPVFLGPEWKALFHYACDVADSLNLEISLNIGSGWNDGGPWVTPELASKKLVWSDTMIQGPRKLNMQLPMPAKLDKAGYYKPIAILAVKLNENSEQIKPLENMNIKAVHSIYSIPMTKNGLGYDWNLFMKEEASPPHEANATLDNVIDVSSYVDAQGNINWDVPAGNYQIMRFGYSGTGIEVSTHSPGGGGLAIDYMSKEAMDVQYDKVVTSLIKGHKNASLKYLHDDSWELGASNWTPAFVDAFQKQNGYDIKKYLPILTGKIIESRDVSNRFLYDFRRTIADVIWENHYKRFDELAKKDGLALHSESGGPHPAPIDALKNLGLNAIPMGEFWIRAKTHRVEDFRRIFIKQPAAAAHIYGKRFVQAEGPTSIGPHWEEDFAFMKPTLDRAYCEGLNRLVIHTFTHSPKKAGIPGNEYFAGTHFNQNVTWWKQAPAFLKWNSRVSYMLSRGLFVGDVCYYYGDNVPNQVPLKHIHPELGEGYDYDVCNTEVILTRMKVADGKIVLPDGMRYEVLALPDWKVVNVDVMVKLAQLVKDGATIVGPKPLTTVGLKDRAAGEQKVKELSAALWGDINGTTITEHTYGKGKVVFGKTIRQVLQDKGKGPDFAYQSRKPGALIDYIHRTTPDAEIYYVVNRNERPEYIHTTFRVDGKVPELWNPDKGTIVPQTVYATKGKTVELPLFLDPFGSVFVVFRKNSTGDHSSIPALPMDTFDVAPSLGTPENVAVTGPWTVNFAKEWGGPESTVFNQLISWTDHTDPGIKYYSGTAVYHQTFTVSAAQLQKKVFLDLGEMYNLAEVIINGKHTGVWWTHPFRGDISAYVKEGQNTLELKVVNLWPNRIIGDNYLPADKRFTKTNVKKFDKDYPLRKSGLIGPVRLQFYAR, from the coding sequence ATGAAAAAAATACTGATATGGGGGGCAGCGCTTTGCTGTTTCATTAACGGATGCACCAATAGCAAGCAGGTAACGGAAGTACAAGGTGATCTTGCCATGGGATTCATGAATCCCCCGGATGAAGCAAAACCCCGGGTATTCTGGTGGTGGCTGGAAGGCTATCAAACGAAGGAAGGTGTTTTAGCAGACCTTGTTGCCATGAAAGAAGCAGGCATCAAAGGTGCGATCATTTTCGATGCAGGTTCTTCTTCTTACAATAAAATGGAAAAAACAGAAAGCGGTCCCGTATTCCTGGGGCCGGAGTGGAAAGCGCTGTTCCATTATGCCTGTGATGTGGCAGACAGTCTGAACCTGGAGATCAGCCTGAATATTGGCAGCGGCTGGAATGATGGCGGGCCATGGGTTACGCCGGAGCTGGCATCCAAGAAACTCGTATGGAGCGATACCATGATCCAGGGTCCGCGGAAATTAAACATGCAGCTGCCCATGCCGGCTAAGCTGGATAAAGCAGGTTATTATAAACCCATTGCAATACTGGCCGTTAAACTGAATGAGAACAGCGAGCAGATCAAGCCACTGGAAAACATGAATATCAAAGCGGTGCACAGTATCTATTCTATTCCGATGACGAAGAACGGATTGGGATACGACTGGAACCTCTTCATGAAAGAAGAAGCTTCTCCGCCACATGAAGCCAATGCAACTTTGGATAATGTGATAGATGTAAGTAGTTATGTAGATGCACAAGGCAATATCAACTGGGATGTACCAGCTGGTAATTACCAGATCATGCGGTTTGGGTACAGTGGTACCGGTATTGAAGTATCCACCCACAGCCCCGGTGGTGGTGGCCTCGCTATTGATTACATGAGCAAAGAAGCCATGGATGTGCAGTACGATAAGGTGGTCACTTCGTTGATCAAAGGTCATAAGAACGCCAGCCTTAAATACCTGCATGACGATAGCTGGGAACTCGGCGCCTCCAACTGGACACCTGCTTTTGTAGACGCTTTCCAAAAACAGAATGGCTATGATATCAAAAAGTACCTTCCTATATTAACCGGAAAGATCATTGAAAGCAGGGATGTTTCCAATCGTTTCCTCTATGATTTCAGAAGAACGATTGCGGATGTGATCTGGGAAAATCACTATAAACGATTTGATGAACTGGCGAAGAAGGATGGCTTGGCGCTGCACTCAGAAAGTGGCGGCCCGCATCCTGCACCCATCGATGCATTGAAGAATCTTGGCCTGAATGCGATCCCGATGGGAGAGTTCTGGATCAGGGCGAAAACACATAGGGTGGAGGACTTCCGCCGCATCTTTATCAAACAACCTGCTGCAGCTGCACACATCTATGGAAAACGTTTTGTGCAGGCAGAAGGCCCTACGAGCATTGGCCCACATTGGGAAGAGGATTTCGCATTTATGAAACCCACTTTAGACAGGGCTTATTGCGAAGGACTCAACAGGCTGGTGATCCATACCTTCACCCATTCTCCTAAAAAAGCAGGTATACCGGGTAATGAATATTTTGCCGGTACCCACTTCAATCAGAATGTAACCTGGTGGAAACAGGCGCCCGCCTTCCTGAAATGGAACAGCCGGGTATCTTACATGCTTTCCCGTGGACTGTTTGTTGGAGATGTATGTTATTACTACGGCGATAATGTTCCTAACCAGGTGCCCCTGAAACATATTCATCCTGAACTGGGTGAAGGATATGATTATGATGTATGTAATACAGAAGTGATCCTTACCCGCATGAAAGTAGCAGATGGAAAGATCGTACTGCCGGATGGCATGCGTTATGAAGTACTGGCTTTGCCGGATTGGAAAGTAGTGAATGTAGATGTGATGGTGAAGCTGGCGCAACTGGTGAAAGACGGTGCCACGATCGTTGGTCCGAAACCACTGACTACAGTAGGTTTAAAAGACAGGGCAGCAGGAGAACAAAAGGTGAAAGAATTATCCGCAGCATTGTGGGGTGATATTAATGGTACCACTATTACAGAACATACTTACGGAAAGGGAAAAGTGGTATTTGGTAAAACCATCCGCCAGGTATTGCAGGATAAAGGCAAGGGACCGGATTTTGCATACCAGAGCCGCAAACCCGGTGCATTGATCGATTACATTCACCGTACCACGCCGGATGCAGAGATCTATTATGTAGTGAACAGGAATGAACGTCCTGAATATATCCATACTACTTTCCGCGTAGATGGTAAAGTACCGGAGTTATGGAACCCGGATAAAGGCACCATCGTTCCGCAAACGGTATATGCTACCAAAGGTAAAACAGTAGAACTGCCTTTGTTCTTAGATCCCTTCGGCTCTGTGTTTGTGGTATTCCGGAAAAACAGTACAGGTGATCATTCCAGTATTCCTGCATTGCCGATGGATACTTTTGATGTAGCGCCATCCCTGGGCACACCTGAGAATGTAGCCGTTACTGGTCCCTGGACAGTGAACTTTGCGAAGGAATGGGGTGGCCCGGAAAGCACCGTATTCAATCAACTGATCTCCTGGACGGATCATACAGATCCGGGAATTAAATATTATTCCGGTACAGCAGTGTATCATCAGACATTTACGGTAAGTGCAGCACAATTACAGAAGAAGGTTTTCCTGGACCTGGGAGAAATGTACAACCTCGCGGAAGTGATCATCAATGGAAAACATACCGGCGTTTGGTGGACGCATCCATTCCGGGGAGATATTTCTGCTTATGTGAAAGAGGGGCAGAACACACTGGAATTAAAGGTAGTGAACCTCTGGCCCAACAGGATCATTGGTGATAATTACCTGCCTGCGGACAAGCGGTTCACTAAAACGAATGTGAAGAAGTTTGATAAGGATTATCCCTTAAGGAAATCCGGTTTGATCGGCCCTGTGCGGTTGCAGTTTTATGCGCGTTAG
- a CDS encoding metallophosphoesterase family protein, with protein MQHQNRRNFLQSIALGSLALTPLNQLAAMPAPANRKTKIRFGICTDVHQDIMHDGEARLKTFIDDMKSQQVDFIIQLGDFCRPYEKNLPFMNIWNSFPGPKYHVIGNHDNDGGFTHEQVIAYWKANGAYYSFDQNGYHFVILNGNEKNPSKDRPPGYARYIGIEQQDWLEKDLATTTLPVIVCCHQGLDNDMGGIENATQIRLILERAKKVQLVFSGHHHLDYVNEINGIFYVQINSMSYQWLGDDYVRIRYAKEVDEKYPMIKYTVPYKDPIYTIAEIDHRGNFYLKGSSTSFVGPSPKELGMTKHDMPYEIVPYISERKIKLV; from the coding sequence ATGCAGCATCAAAACAGGCGGAACTTCCTGCAAAGTATTGCATTGGGAAGCCTTGCGCTTACTCCGCTCAATCAACTGGCCGCTATGCCAGCGCCAGCAAACCGTAAAACGAAGATCAGGTTTGGCATCTGCACGGATGTGCACCAGGATATTATGCACGATGGGGAAGCGCGTTTGAAAACCTTTATAGATGACATGAAATCACAGCAGGTGGATTTCATTATCCAGCTGGGAGATTTCTGCCGCCCTTATGAAAAGAACCTTCCTTTCATGAATATATGGAACAGCTTCCCCGGCCCTAAATATCATGTAATAGGCAACCATGATAATGATGGCGGGTTCACCCATGAACAGGTGATCGCTTACTGGAAAGCAAACGGCGCCTACTATTCATTTGATCAGAACGGTTATCATTTTGTGATATTGAACGGGAATGAAAAAAATCCCTCTAAGGACAGGCCTCCGGGCTATGCCCGCTACATTGGTATTGAGCAGCAGGACTGGCTGGAGAAAGATCTTGCAACCACTACCCTGCCTGTGATTGTTTGCTGCCACCAGGGTTTGGATAATGATATGGGCGGCATAGAAAATGCCACACAGATAAGATTGATCTTAGAACGTGCAAAGAAAGTACAACTGGTGTTCAGCGGTCACCATCACCTGGATTATGTGAATGAGATCAATGGTATCTTTTATGTGCAGATCAACAGCATGTCCTACCAATGGCTGGGAGATGATTATGTGCGGATACGGTACGCTAAAGAGGTGGATGAAAAATATCCAATGATAAAATACACGGTGCCTTACAAAGATCCTATCTATACTATCGCGGAGATAGATCACCGTGGCAACTTTTATCTTAAAGGCTCGAGCACTTCATTTGTCGGGCCATCCCCAAAAGAATTGGGGATGACCAAACATGATATGCCTTATGAAATAGTGCCTTATATTTCTGAACGTAAGATCAAACTAGTCTAA
- a CDS encoding DUF3817 domain-containing protein — protein MNQLLKTNIGRLRIIGFLEGISLLLLLFVAMPLKYIFHYPVATSIMGTIHGALFLLFIFNTLSVGVEQGWQFKHTTWKVLLACIIPFGTFYIDKKILRICKQ, from the coding sequence ATGAACCAACTGCTTAAAACCAATATCGGAAGATTGCGGATCATCGGATTCCTGGAAGGTATATCCCTTTTACTGCTGCTTTTTGTGGCCATGCCTTTGAAATATATCTTTCATTACCCCGTTGCCACCAGTATCATGGGCACTATCCATGGCGCCCTGTTCCTGCTGTTTATCTTTAATACCCTGAGCGTAGGCGTAGAACAGGGATGGCAGTTCAAACATACTACCTGGAAGGTCTTACTGGCCTGCATCATTCCTTTCGGCACCTTTTATATAGATAAAAAGATTTTAAGAATTTGTAAACAATAG
- a CDS encoding TetR/AcrR family transcriptional regulator → MSKAAATRLTILQKAFELVYANGYQATSIDDILIKTAVTKGAFFYHFKNKDDMGLAMIQEVMHPAMYAAMVLPLTKAENPVQEIYKMMKGLLIENPHLIPKYGCPAINLIEEMSPLNSTFNKALSKLATQWQEAIELTIKNGKATGKIRKDVNATQTAFFIMSGYGGIRNLGKLYGKDSYTVYLKELKRYLTGLQ, encoded by the coding sequence ATGTCCAAAGCAGCCGCAACCCGGTTAACAATCCTGCAAAAAGCATTTGAGCTGGTCTATGCAAACGGCTACCAGGCCACGAGCATAGATGATATTCTCATAAAAACCGCAGTTACCAAAGGCGCTTTCTTTTATCATTTTAAGAATAAGGATGATATGGGACTGGCCATGATCCAGGAGGTGATGCACCCGGCCATGTATGCAGCCATGGTATTACCACTCACTAAAGCAGAAAATCCGGTGCAGGAAATTTATAAGATGATGAAAGGACTATTGATAGAAAATCCACACCTGATCCCTAAGTACGGCTGCCCGGCAATTAACCTGATAGAAGAAATGTCTCCCCTGAACAGCACTTTCAATAAAGCACTTTCAAAGCTGGCCACCCAATGGCAGGAGGCTATTGAGCTGACTATAAAGAACGGAAAGGCTACCGGTAAAATAAGGAAAGACGTGAACGCTACGCAAACAGCGTTCTTCATTATGTCCGGCTACGGTGGTATCCGGAATCTCGGAAAGCTATACGGGAAGGATAGCTACACAGTGTACCTGAAAGAGTTGAAACGTTACCTCACGGGCCTCCAATAA
- a CDS encoding AraC family transcriptional regulator, with protein sequence MSKRNKIPLHSLGSNTSGIEVRQLTEVGEEETSFINHIHRDDHYIFLFHKKGHARMIIDFKEVEASGTGVFCILPGQVHYGISMKDTLAWFLAVDGALVQEQFRTVFEERSGLLKISSATAERLEACFSVLKGLCQEPDQLMVTRSMTDVVIGLFAGIFSATEESRNDAHSRTTIITRQFKSLLKGGFREMKRPSAYAEALNISPSYLNEAVKLTTGLPVSHWIQEEVMMEAKRLLFYTDNTVKQIADDLGFEDHTYFSRVFNRAEGTPPLAFRKKYRK encoded by the coding sequence ATGTCCAAAAGAAATAAGATCCCCCTTCATTCACTCGGGAGCAATACCTCTGGTATTGAAGTGAGGCAGTTGACAGAAGTGGGAGAAGAAGAAACATCATTCATCAATCATATACACCGGGATGATCACTATATTTTCCTTTTCCATAAGAAAGGGCATGCCCGTATGATCATAGACTTCAAAGAAGTGGAAGCCAGTGGCACAGGTGTTTTCTGCATCCTTCCGGGGCAGGTGCATTATGGTATTTCCATGAAAGATACCCTCGCCTGGTTCCTGGCGGTGGACGGGGCTTTAGTTCAGGAGCAGTTCCGTACTGTTTTTGAAGAGCGCAGCGGTCTGCTGAAGATTTCTTCGGCAACAGCAGAGCGGCTGGAGGCTTGTTTCTCTGTGCTAAAGGGACTATGCCAGGAGCCGGACCAATTGATGGTGACGCGTTCCATGACGGATGTAGTGATCGGTTTGTTTGCAGGGATCTTTTCCGCCACGGAGGAAAGCAGGAATGATGCACATTCCAGGACAACCATTATCACCCGTCAGTTTAAAAGCCTGCTGAAAGGCGGCTTCAGAGAAATGAAACGCCCTTCCGCTTACGCGGAAGCATTGAATATCTCTCCCTCTTATTTAAATGAAGCCGTGAAGTTAACTACGGGTCTTCCCGTGAGCCACTGGATCCAGGAAGAAGTAATGATGGAGGCAAAACGCTTGTTGTTCTATACAGACAATACCGTTAAACAGATTGCAGATGATCTGGGCTTTGAAGACCATACTTATTTCAGCAGGGTGTTCAACCGGGCGGAGGGAACGCCACCGCTGGCCTTCCGGAAGAAATACCGCAAATAA
- a CDS encoding siderophore-interacting protein encodes MPRMPKWMGDAVESLMASKFLTVTVTEVEYLSPEVKRVCFTGDLSRADFDAGYAVTFRVSALDHRDYTPGVFTKDTCEIIFHIHGNGPGSAFADSLQVGDTTKMVIPRGRKLYREGVENFFFGDESSIGTLKAIMQEVPCTGILELDEVNFRVPEKLGMQVDVVRKGSHSFDLVNEKAAYVLTGNGESIQRFRKLLKGKGVSSSQIITKAYWIPGKKGL; translated from the coding sequence ATGCCAAGAATGCCTAAATGGATGGGAGATGCAGTGGAGAGCCTTATGGCGTCCAAGTTCCTGACGGTAACAGTTACGGAGGTAGAATACTTAAGCCCGGAGGTGAAAAGGGTTTGTTTTACGGGAGATCTGTCCAGGGCGGATTTTGATGCAGGTTATGCAGTAACCTTCAGGGTGAGTGCATTGGACCACAGGGACTATACACCTGGTGTATTTACAAAAGATACTTGTGAGATTATTTTTCATATCCACGGAAATGGCCCCGGAAGCGCTTTTGCAGATAGTTTGCAAGTGGGAGATACAACCAAGATGGTGATCCCCAGGGGCAGAAAGCTCTATCGCGAAGGCGTGGAGAATTTCTTCTTTGGAGATGAATCTTCTATTGGCACACTTAAAGCTATTATGCAGGAAGTACCTTGTACCGGTATTCTCGAATTGGATGAAGTTAATTTCCGTGTGCCGGAGAAACTGGGCATGCAGGTAGATGTTGTGCGTAAAGGCAGCCATTCTTTTGACTTAGTTAATGAAAAGGCTGCTTATGTACTTACAGGGAATGGGGAGTCTATACAACGGTTCCGGAAATTGTTGAAGGGAAAAGGGGTGAGCAGCAGCCAGATCATTACTAAGGCTTACTGGATACCGGGGAAGAAAGGACTGTAG
- a CDS encoding glycoside hydrolase family 32 protein: protein MKIFWTALLCLSTLFQTAHAQEFSTVFKASQKYLVLPVKNGAAKHNVELWIDGEKERYLNIELAEGEPDWLAYLDISAWKGQDIEFRVDKWKANFTVQQSDEDKNALPLYKEKLRGQFHFSPKRGWTNDPNGMVYFNGEYHLFFQHNPYGREWGNMTWGHAVSKDMLHWKEVGDALHPDKFGTMFSGSAIVDSFNTSGLGKGAMVMFFTGAGSWGQGLAWSNDGRTFKKLDRTVVHRINKDNRDPKVIWHEPTKKWVMVLYVEREKEQHSMQFLTSPDLKNWTKSSVILGGIGNDRYLFECPEFFELPVEGNPAEKKWILIAANSEYAIGTFDGITFKPEIERLNGQHGRDFYASQTFNNEPKSRRIEIGWWRTHTNKGDMNFNQAMSIPLELKLVRTAQGLRLTRTPVKELENIREKTFTVKPTRLKEGGANPLSDIHAELLEIRTTIEPGKAKEITLDIHGLPVVYDVSKQQLQIDGVNASAPLVNGKLDLILYVDRIGVELFTADGLLFMPVNVNIDTSKQSLSLSAKGDDAQLKKMTVYELKSTW from the coding sequence ATGAAGATCTTTTGGACAGCATTATTATGCCTCTCAACACTTTTCCAAACCGCACACGCGCAGGAATTCAGCACTGTATTCAAAGCTTCTCAAAAATACCTGGTATTACCGGTAAAGAACGGGGCAGCCAAACATAATGTAGAACTCTGGATAGACGGAGAGAAGGAACGTTACCTTAACATAGAACTGGCAGAAGGAGAACCAGACTGGCTCGCCTACCTGGACATCAGCGCCTGGAAAGGCCAGGACATTGAATTCCGTGTAGACAAGTGGAAAGCGAATTTCACCGTACAGCAAAGTGATGAAGACAAAAACGCCCTCCCCCTCTACAAAGAAAAACTGCGCGGCCAGTTTCATTTCTCCCCCAAACGCGGCTGGACGAATGATCCCAACGGCATGGTATATTTCAACGGAGAATACCACCTCTTCTTCCAGCACAATCCATATGGCCGGGAATGGGGAAATATGACCTGGGGGCATGCCGTGAGTAAAGACATGTTGCACTGGAAAGAAGTAGGCGATGCCCTCCACCCTGATAAATTCGGTACCATGTTCAGCGGCAGTGCCATTGTAGACAGCTTCAACACCAGCGGCCTGGGCAAAGGCGCCATGGTAATGTTCTTCACCGGCGCTGGCTCCTGGGGCCAGGGCCTTGCCTGGAGCAACGATGGCAGAACATTCAAAAAGCTGGACCGCACAGTGGTACACCGCATTAATAAAGACAACCGCGATCCCAAAGTGATCTGGCATGAGCCCACCAAAAAATGGGTAATGGTATTGTATGTGGAAAGAGAGAAAGAACAACACAGCATGCAATTCCTCACCTCGCCCGATCTGAAAAACTGGACAAAATCCAGCGTCATCCTCGGCGGCATCGGCAATGACCGTTATCTCTTTGAATGCCCTGAGTTCTTTGAACTACCCGTAGAAGGCAATCCCGCTGAAAAGAAATGGATCCTCATAGCAGCAAATAGTGAATACGCCATCGGCACATTCGATGGCATCACTTTCAAACCGGAAATAGAAAGACTGAATGGTCAGCATGGCAGAGACTTCTATGCTTCCCAGACTTTCAACAACGAACCAAAAAGCAGGCGCATAGAAATAGGCTGGTGGAGAACACATACCAATAAAGGAGACATGAACTTTAACCAGGCCATGAGCATTCCCCTGGAATTAAAGTTGGTACGGACCGCACAGGGCCTGAGATTAACCCGTACACCGGTAAAGGAACTGGAAAACATCCGGGAGAAAACCTTCACAGTGAAACCAACACGATTGAAAGAAGGCGGCGCCAATCCCCTCTCCGATATCCATGCGGAATTGCTGGAGATCAGAACAACCATTGAACCCGGGAAAGCCAAAGAAATAACACTGGATATTCATGGCCTCCCGGTAGTGTACGATGTAAGCAAACAACAGTTACAGATCGATGGTGTAAATGCCAGCGCTCCATTGGTGAATGGCAAACTTGATCTGATCTTATATGTAGACCGTATAGGAGTGGAATTATTCACGGCGGACGGGTTACTGTTCATGCCTGTGAATGTGAACATTGATACCAGTAAGCAATCATTGTCCCTGTCTGCAAAAGGGGACGATGCACAGTTAAAGAAGATGACGGTGTATGAACTGAAAAGCACCTGGTAA